The Cetobacterium sp. ZOR0034 nucleotide sequence TTGAAGCGGTTTCAGTAGGACAGGATTTCAGAGTTGTAGTTGATTATGCACATACAGGAGATGCTCTTGAAAATATTCTTCAAGGTGTTGTAGATTTAGGAGAAGAGGGCAAAATAATAACTGTTTTTGGCTGTGGTGGAGATAGAGATAAAACTAAAAGACCGGTTATGGCAGAGGTGGCAGAAAGATATAGTCAACTTGTTATTGTAACATCAGATAATCCAAGAACAGAGAAGCCAGAGGATATAATCGAGGATATAATAAAAGGGTTTAAAAACAAAAACTACATTATAGAAATAGATAGAAAAGAAGCTATAAAAAAAGCGGTTTTAAAAGCTGAAAAAGATGATATAATACTGATAGCTGGAAAAGGGCATGAAACTTATCAAATTTTAGGAACAACAAAGATTCACTTTGATGATAGAGAGATTGCTGTAGAAGCTATAAAAGAATTAAAAGAGGTGAAATAATTGAAAATAGTTCAAGAAGTAAAAAAAGTTAAAATAGCAGATAAATTTGAAATTGGTGGAAATAATAGATTTACATTGATAGCTGGACCTTGTGTAATTGAGTCTGAAGAGTTAGTAATGGAAGTCGCTGAAAAAGTAAAAGATATTTGTGATAGATTAGGAATAAACTACATATTCAAAGCATCTTTTGATAAAGCTAATAGATCGTCAATCCATTCATATAGAGGACCTGGAATTGAAAAAGGTTTAGAGATTTTAAAAAAGGTAAAAGAGAGATTTAATGTACCTGTAGTAACTGATGTACATGAAGCTTGGCACTGTAAAGAGGTTGCAAAAGTTGTAGATATAATCCAAATACCAGCATTTTTATGTAGACAAACAGATTTACTAATAGCAGCAGCAGAAACAGGATTACCTGTAAATATAAAGAAGGGTCAATTCTTAGCACCTTGGGATATGAAAAATGTTGTTGTTAAAATGGAAGAGATGAACAATCCAAACATTATGTTATGTGAAAGAGGTTCAACTTTTGGGTACAACAATATGGTTGTAGATATGAGAGGGTTTGGAGAGATGAGAAAATTTGGATACCCTGTTGTATTTGATGTAACTCATGCAGTACAAAAACCAGGTGGATTAGGAACAGCAACATCTGGAGATAGAGAGTTTGTATTCCCTCTAATGAGAGCAGGACTTGCAATAGGAATAGATGCAATATTTGCTGAAGTTCATCCAGATCCAACAAATGCAAAGTCAGATGGACCAAACATGTTATTCCTATCTGATCTAGAAGAGATATTAAAAGTAGCAGTTAAAATAGATGATTTAGTAAAAGGTAGATAGTTATGGATATGAAAAAAATAGCCCAAGACCTTTTCGACAAAGAGATATGCGAGTTAGAAAAAGTAAAAAATAAAATTTCTGATTCTTTAGAAATTGTTGTAAACCTTATCCTTAACTCAAAAGGAAAAGTTGTAATAACAGGA carries:
- the kdsA gene encoding 3-deoxy-8-phosphooctulonate synthase; amino-acid sequence: MVQEVKKVKIADKFEIGGNNRFTLIAGPCVIESEELVMEVAEKVKDICDRLGINYIFKASFDKANRSSIHSYRGPGIEKGLEILKKVKERFNVPVVTDVHEAWHCKEVAKVVDIIQIPAFLCRQTDLLIAAAETGLPVNIKKGQFLAPWDMKNVVVKMEEMNNPNIMLCERGSTFGYNNMVVDMRGFGEMRKFGYPVVFDVTHAVQKPGGLGTATSGDREFVFPLMRAGLAIGIDAIFAEVHPDPTNAKSDGPNMLFLSDLEEILKVAVKIDDLVKGR